One Tamandua tetradactyla isolate mTamTet1 chromosome 20, mTamTet1.pri, whole genome shotgun sequence DNA segment encodes these proteins:
- the LOC143663868 gene encoding protocadherin beta-4: MKTLERIQLNRQVMAFILMVVILSWAHSEPIRYSVLEETESGSLIAHLTKDLGLGTGELAARSARVVSDDDKQRLQLDRQSGDLLLREKLDREELCGPIEPCVLHFQVFLETPVQFFPGELLIQDINDHSPVFPDREMLLKIVENSQPGTLFPLKLAQDLDVGSNGLQTYKVSPESHFHVLTRNHSDSKKYPDLVQDKPLDRERQDEFSLTLTALDGGSPPRSGTLLIRILVVDVNDNAPEFVHSPYEVQVLENSPLGSPVVSVLARDVDAGNFGSVSYSLFQATDEIKQTFSINEVTGEIRLKNKLDFEKIKTYHVEIEATDGGGLSGKGTVVIEVVDVNDNAPELTISSITGSIPENAPETVVAIFRIRDRDSGDNGKMVCSIPDNLPFILKPTFKNFYTLVTERPLDRESRAEYNVTITVTDLGTPRLKTQHSITMRVSDVNDNAPTFTQTSYTLYVRENNSPALHIGSVSATDRDSGPNAQVTYSLLPPQDARLPLASLVSVSADHGQLFALRALDHEALQAFEFRVRAADAGSPALSSEALVRVLVLDDNDNAPSVLYPRHNGSAPCTELVPRAAEAGYLVTKVVAVDGDSGQNAWLSYQLLKATEPGLFGVWAHNGEVRTARLLSERDAPRHRLVVLVRDNGEPPRSATATLHVLLVDGFSQPYLPLPEAAPARAQADSLTVSLVVALAAVSSLFLLSVLLFVALRLCARPRAASGPEGHFPGHLVDVSGTGTLSQSYQYEVCLTGDSGTGEFKFLRPIIPNLLVQDTGREVKENSNYRNSFVFS, from the coding sequence ATGAAGACGCTAGAGAGAATTCAACTAAACAGGCAAGTGATGGCCTTTATTTTGATGGTGGTGATCTTGTCTTGGGCTCACTCCGAGCCTATTCGTTATTCTGTGCTGGAAGAAACAGAGAGCGGCTCCTTGATAGCCCATCTAACCAAGGACCTGGGCCTGGGAACTGGGGAGCTGGCTGCCCGGTCGGCCCGGGTGGTCTCTGACGATGACAAGCAGCGTTTGCAGCTGGACCGTCAGAGTGGAGATTTGCTTCTGAGGGAGAAATTAGACCGGGAAGAGCTATGTGGTCCTATTGAACCGTGTGTTTTGCATTTCCAAGTGTTCCTGGAAACACCAGTGCAATTTTTTCCAGGAGAATTATTGATCCAAGACATAAATGACCACTCTCCAGTATTTCCTGATAGGGAAATGCTCTTGAAAATTGTGGAAAACAGCCAGCCAGGGACTCTATTTCCATTGAAATTAGCTCAGGATTTGGATGTGGGCAGCAATGGTCTTCAAACATACAAGGTCAGCCCCGAGTCTCACTTTCACGTTCTCACTCGAAATCATAGTGACAGCAAGAAATACCCAGATTTGGTGCAGGACAAACCGCTAGATCGAGAGCGACAGGATGAGTTCAGCTTAACCCTTACGGCTCTGGATGGCGGGTCTCCACCCAGGTCTGGGACTCTCCTGATCCGAATCCTGGTCGTGGACGTCAATGACAATGCTCCTGAGTTCGTGCACTCGCCATATGAGGTCCAGGTCTTGGAAAACAGCCCCCTTGGCTCCCCAGTAGTGAGCGTCTTGGCTAGGGATGTAGATGCTGGAAACTTCGGGAGTGTTTCTTACAGCTTATTCCAAGCAACAGATGAAATTAAACAAACTTTCTCAATAAATGAAGTCACAGGAGAAATCCGACTGAAAAATAAGTTGGATTTTGAGAAAATTAAGACTTACCACGTGGAAATTGAGGCCACAGATGGAGGGGGCCTCTCCGGGAAAGGCACTGTGGTCATAGAGGTGGTGGATGTGAACGACAACGCCCCCGAACTGACCATATCCTCAATCACCGGCTCCATCCCCGAAAATGCTCCTGAGACTGTAGTCGCTATCTTCCGGATTCGAGATAGAGATTCTGGAGACAACGGAAAGATGGTCTGCTCTATTCCAGATAATCTGCCATTCATACTGAAACCGACTTTTAAGAATTTCTACACCCTGGTAACAGAGCGCCCTCTGGACCGAGAGAGCAGAGCCGAGTACAACGTCACCATCACCGTCACCGACCTGGGGACCCCCAGGCTGAAAACCCAGCACAGCATAACCATGCGCGTCTCCGACGTCAACGACAACGCGCCCACCTTCACCCAGACCTCCTACACCCTGTACGTCCGCGAGAACAACAGCCCCGCCCTGCACATCGGCAGCGTCAGCGCCACCGACAGGGACTCGGGCCCCAACGCCCAAGTCACCTACTCGCTGCTGCCGCCCCAGGACGCGCGGCTGCCCCTGGCCTCCCTCGTCTCCGTCAGCGCCGACCACGGGCAGCTGTTCGCGCTCAGGGCCCTGGACCACGAGGCCCTGCAGGCCTTCGAGTTCCGCGTGCGCGCGGCCGACGCGGGCTCCCCGGCGCTGAGCAGCGAGGCGCTGGTGCGCGTGCTGGTGCTGGACGACAACGACAACGCGCCGTCGGTGCTCTACCCGCGCCACAACGGCTCGGCGCCCTGCACCGAGCTGGTGCCCAGGGCGGCCGAGGCGGGCTACCTGGTGACCAAGGTGGTGGCGGTGGACGGCGACTCGGGCCAGAACGCCTGGCTGTCCTACCAGCTGCTCAAGGCCACGGAGCCCGGGCTGTTCGGCGTGTGGGCGCACAACGGCGAGGTGCGCACCGCCAGGCTGCTGAGCGAGCGCGACGCGCCCAGGCACAGGCTCGTCGTGCTGGTCAGGGACAACGGCGAGCCGCCGCGCTCGGCCACCGCCACGCTGCACGTGCTGCTGGTGGACGGCTTCTCCCAGCCCTACCTGCCGCTCCCGGAGGCGGCCCCGGCCCGCGCCCAGGCCGACTCGCTCACCGTGTCCTTGGTGGTGGCGCTGGCCGCGGTCTCGTCGCTCTTCCTGCTCTCGGTGCTGCTGTTCGTGGCGCTGCGGCTGTGCGCGAGGCCCAGGGCGGCGTCGGGGCCCGAGGGCCACTTCCCCGGGCACTTGGTGGACGTGAGCGGCACCGGGACCCTGTCGCAGAGCTACCAGTACGAGGTGTGTCTGACGGGAGACTCTGGAACTGGTGAGTTCAAATTCCTGAGGCCGATTATCCCCAACCTCTTGGTTCAGGACACTGGGAGAGAAGTGAAGGAAAATTCCAACTACAGGAATAGCTTTGTATTCAGTTAA
- the LOC143663870 gene encoding protocadherin beta-5-like: protein METALTKTSRKRQVVFLALLLLLWEAGSESIRYSMPEETESGSFVANLAKDLGLRVGDLATRRARIHYKGNKQLVQLDVKTGDLLVYEKLDREVLCGATEPCTLHFQLLLEKPVQFFQGDLQLTDINDHSPEFLESEMLLKIAESAQPGSVFPLKIAQDFDIGSNTVQSYTISPNSHFHVVIHNRGDGRKYPELVLDTALDREEQPELSLTLTALDGGAPPRSGTAMVRIVVLDMNDNAPEFLQSLYEVQVLENIPLNSLVVAVSARDLDAGTYGSVAYALFQGDDVMQPFAIDEITGEMRLKRTLDFETARYYNVEIVATDGGGLSGKCTVAVEVVDVNDNAPELTMTTLTSPTPENSPETVVAVFSVSDSDFGDNGRMVCSIQDDLPFLLKATFKNFYTLVTQGPLDRESRDEYNVTITVTDLGTPRLKTQHSITVRVSDVNDNAPTFTQTSYTLYVRENNSPALHIGSVSATDRDSGPNAQVTYSLLPPQDARLPLASLVSVSADHGQLFALRALDHEALQAFEFRVRAADAGSPALSSEALVRVLVLDDNDNAPSVLYPRHNGSAPCTELVPRAAEAGYLVTKVVAVDGDSGQNAWLSYQLLKATEPGLFGVWAHNGEVRTARLLSERDAPRHRLVVLVRDNGEPPRSATATLHVLLVDGFSQPYLPLPEAAPARAQADSLTVSLVVALAAVSSLFLLSVLLFVALRLCARPRAASGPEGHFPGHLVDVSGTGTLSQSYQYEICLRGGSGTSEFKFLKPIIPNLPPQSTGREIEENASFQNSLEFD from the coding sequence ATGGAGACAGCGCTAACGAAAACGTCACGGAAAAGGCAAGTTGTCTTTCTTGCTCTATTGTTGCTTTTGTGGGAGGCTGGCTCTGAATCAATTAGGTATTCCATGCCAGAAGAAACGGAAAGCGGCTCCTTTGTGGCCAATCTGGCAAAAGACCTGGGACTCAGGGTGGGGGATCTGGCCACTCGGCGCGCGCGAATCCATTACAAAGGAAACAAACAGCTCGTGCAGTTGGATGTAAAGACCGGGGATTTGCTTGTGTATGAAAAACTAGACCGGGAGGTGCTGTGCGGGGCAACAGAACCCTGTACCCTGCATTTCCAACTGTTACTGGAAAAGCCGGTGCAGTTTTTTCAAGGTGATCTGCAGCTCACAGATATAAATGACCATTCCCCAGAGTTCCTAGAGAGTGAAATGCTTCTAAAAATCGCAGAGAGCGCCCAGCCAGGGAGTGTGTTTCCTTTGAAAATAGCTCAGGACTTTGACATAGGCAGCAACACTGTTCAGAGCTACACAATCAGCCCCAACTCCCactttcatgttgtcattcacaATCGAGGAGATGGCAGAAAATACCCAGAGCTGGTGCTGGACACAGCGCTGGATCGCGAGGAGCAGCCCGAGCTCAGTTTAACCCTCACGGCGCTGGATGGTGGGGCTCCGCCCAGGTCCGGAACCGCCATGGTCCGCATTGTCGTCTTGGACATGAATGATAACGCCCCTGAGTTTTTACAGTCGCTCTATGAAGTGCAGGTCCTCGAGAACATTCCCCTCAACTCCTTAGTTGTCGCTGTCTCTGCCCGAGATTTAGATGCAGGAACATATGGTAGCGTAGCCTACGCGCTATTCCAAGGCGACGATGTCATGCAACCATTTGCAATAGatgaaattacaggagaaatgcGTCTAAAAAGGACATTGGATTTTGAGACAGCTCGATATTATAACGTGGAAATTGTAGCCACAGACGGCGGGGGCCTTTCAGGAAAATGCACTGTAGCTGTCGAGGTGGTGGATGTGAACGACAACGCCCCCGAACTGACCATGACCACTCTCACCAGCCCTACCCCAGAAAACTCCCCAGAGACAGTAGTTGCTGTTTTCAGTGTTTCAGATTCAGACTTCGGGGACAACGGCAGGATGGTTTGCTCCATCCAAGATGATCTTCCCTTCCTCCTGAAAGCCACATTCAAGAATTTCTACACCCTAGTGACACAGGGGCCACTGGACCGAGAGAGCAGGGACGAATACAACGTCACCATCACCGTCACCGACCTGGGGACCCCCAGGCTGAAAACCCAGCACAGCATAACCGTGCGCGTCTCCGACGTCAACGACAACGCGCCCACCTTCACCCAGACCTCCTACACCCTGTACGTCCGCGAGAACAACAGCCCCGCCCTGCACATCGGCAGCGTCAGCGCCACCGACAGGGACTCGGGCCCCAACGCCCAAGTCACCTACTCGCTGCTGCCGCCCCAGGACGCGCGGCTGCCCCTGGCCTCCCTCGTCTCCGTCAGCGCCGACCACGGGCAGCTGTTCGCGCTCAGGGCCCTGGACCACGAGGCCCTGCAGGCCTTCGAGTTCCGCGTGCGCGCGGCCGACGCGGGCTCCCCGGCGCTGAGCAGCGAGGCGCTGGTGCGCGTGCTGGTGCTGGACGACAACGACAACGCGCCGTCGGTGCTCTACCCGCGCCACAACGGCTCGGCGCCCTGCACCGAGCTGGTGCCCAGGGCGGCCGAGGCGGGCTACCTGGTGACCAAGGTGGTGGCGGTGGACGGCGACTCGGGCCAGAACGCCTGGCTGTCCTACCAGCTGCTCAAGGCCACGGAGCCCGGGCTGTTCGGCGTGTGGGCGCACAACGGCGAGGTGCGCACCGCCAGGCTGCTGAGCGAGCGCGACGCGCCCAGGCACAGGCTCGTCGTGCTGGTCAGGGACAACGGCGAGCCGCCGCGCTCGGCCACCGCCACGCTGCACGTGCTGCTGGTGGACGGCTTCTCCCAGCCCTACCTGCCGCTCCCGGAGGCGGCCCCGGCCCGCGCCCAGGCCGACTCGCTCACCGTGTCCTTGGTGGTGGCGCTGGCCGCGGTCTCGTCGCTCTTCCTGCTCTCGGTGCTGCTGTTCGTGGCGCTGCGGCTGTGCGCGAGGCCCAGGGCGGCGTCGGGGCCCGAGGGCCACTTCCCCGGGCACTTGGTGGACGTGAGCGGCACCGGGACCCTGTCGCAGAGTTACCAATATGAGATATGTCTGAGAGGAGGTTCTGGGACAAGTGAGTTCAAATTTCTGAAGCCGATTATCCCCAACCTCCCACCCCAGAGCACTGGCAGAGAAATCgaggaaaatgcctccttccAGAATAGCTTAGAATTTGATTAA